One stretch of Rhodopirellula islandica DNA includes these proteins:
- a CDS encoding TlpA disulfide reductase family protein translates to MSKHNRFPAPWSIRGFVLGGGSLVLSSLLATTASAAPPSAAAALGLKPVQDGVEFEQVESGDVEKCEVRDIERDDWSGWEVIAGDGTVLRRFADTNGDKKVDLWCYFQFGVEVYRDVDANFNGKADQYRWMGTGGTRWGIDENEDGQIDRWKMISAEETTRELVESLANSDGNRFVTLLASPKELQSAGLTGERLESLVKKASRAASNFKKFAATQRAIGPKSQWIQFAAATPGIVPADDIGVKKDVMAYENAVAMYESNGQSGQMLVGTVIRIDDTWKLVDLPVLAETGEPIAQSNGNFFTPGGMANTGAGISSAGNSKTQELVGALEAVDSQMVGEGDPKALATLNERRADIVEKLIAAAETPAERETWTRQLVDTVSVATQSGTYPGGLKRLKTLAASFRDSKGAQSDAMRAYTEYQLIGTEYIARQTGDADFAENQVWWLEQLTEFADQYPQAPETAAAKLQLALSKEFEDKEAEALRFYKEVAKDFRGTEAAERAAGAVRRLESEGKEVDLEGRTVQGKAFRLSALRGRPVVLHYWATWCEPCKNDMKLLRGLQARYQRAGLQIVGVNIDNQLGQASEFLKTNALPWVHLHEDGGLESSPLAKQFGVQTLPTTMLIDSKGRVVDHNIGAAELDDAIEKLLK, encoded by the coding sequence ATGAGTAAACACAACCGTTTTCCCGCGCCCTGGTCGATTCGAGGCTTCGTCCTCGGGGGCGGTTCGCTCGTCCTTTCCAGCCTATTGGCGACAACAGCATCCGCAGCTCCTCCTTCCGCCGCCGCCGCATTGGGGCTGAAACCGGTTCAGGACGGTGTGGAATTCGAACAAGTCGAATCGGGCGATGTCGAAAAATGTGAGGTTCGCGACATCGAACGAGATGACTGGTCGGGATGGGAAGTCATCGCCGGCGATGGCACCGTGCTGCGACGCTTCGCCGACACCAACGGCGACAAAAAGGTCGATCTGTGGTGCTATTTCCAGTTCGGCGTCGAGGTCTATCGCGATGTCGATGCGAATTTCAACGGCAAGGCGGACCAATACCGCTGGATGGGAACCGGAGGGACTCGCTGGGGCATCGACGAAAACGAAGATGGCCAAATCGATCGCTGGAAGATGATCTCAGCCGAGGAAACCACCCGAGAGTTGGTGGAATCATTGGCCAATTCCGATGGCAACCGCTTTGTCACACTGCTGGCGTCCCCCAAAGAACTGCAATCCGCCGGCCTGACCGGCGAACGCCTGGAAAGCTTGGTCAAAAAGGCCTCGCGAGCCGCTTCCAACTTCAAAAAGTTCGCTGCCACCCAACGTGCCATTGGCCCAAAATCGCAATGGATCCAGTTCGCCGCGGCGACTCCCGGGATCGTTCCCGCAGATGACATCGGGGTCAAAAAAGACGTGATGGCATACGAAAACGCCGTGGCCATGTACGAGTCCAATGGCCAATCGGGCCAAATGCTGGTCGGCACCGTGATCCGCATCGATGACACATGGAAATTGGTCGACCTGCCCGTCCTGGCCGAAACAGGCGAGCCAATTGCCCAGTCCAACGGCAATTTCTTCACCCCCGGTGGCATGGCCAACACAGGCGCTGGCATCTCATCGGCCGGGAACTCGAAGACACAAGAATTGGTCGGTGCGCTCGAAGCGGTTGACTCGCAAATGGTTGGCGAAGGCGATCCCAAAGCCCTCGCAACGCTGAACGAACGCCGTGCCGACATCGTTGAAAAACTGATCGCTGCCGCGGAAACTCCCGCCGAACGCGAAACCTGGACGCGACAATTGGTCGACACCGTCAGCGTGGCGACCCAGAGCGGAACCTACCCAGGTGGCCTGAAACGACTGAAAACGTTGGCCGCTTCGTTCCGCGATTCCAAGGGCGCCCAGTCCGACGCCATGCGGGCGTACACCGAGTATCAATTGATCGGAACCGAGTACATCGCTCGCCAAACCGGGGACGCCGACTTCGCGGAAAACCAGGTTTGGTGGTTGGAACAACTGACCGAATTTGCCGATCAGTACCCCCAAGCACCGGAAACGGCCGCCGCGAAACTGCAATTGGCACTCAGCAAAGAATTTGAGGACAAAGAAGCCGAAGCCCTTCGGTTTTACAAAGAGGTCGCCAAAGATTTCCGCGGCACCGAAGCCGCCGAGCGCGCCGCTGGTGCGGTTCGTCGACTGGAATCCGAAGGCAAAGAAGTCGACCTCGAAGGCCGCACGGTCCAAGGCAAAGCCTTTCGCTTGAGTGCTCTTCGCGGCCGCCCGGTCGTGCTTCATTACTGGGCGACTTGGTGCGAACCCTGCAAGAACGACATGAAATTGCTGCGTGGCCTGCAAGCTCGCTATCAACGCGCCGGCCTGCAAATCGTGGGCGTCAACATCGACAACCAACTGGGACAAGCGTCCGAATTCCTGAAGACCAACGCCTTGCCGTGGGTTCACCTGCACGAAGATGGTGGACTGGAAAGCAGCCCCTTGGCCAAGCAATTTGGAGTGCAAACGCTACCAACCACGATGCTGATCGATTCCAAAGGACGCGTGGTCGACCACAACATCGGTGCCGCCGAACTGGATGACGCCATCGAGAAATTGCTGAAGTAG
- a CDS encoding RAD55 family ATPase — protein MSQRLHTGIPALDEMLGGGLLPGTMTVVLGATGIGKTQLGIQFAKQGQTQEGERGIVFDLTSRGDSQNHSEYAKRLVEWQLSEASADEPVALSEVWNREKMRRDSMHLFRDSGRRVTSTDMDADDWRRWSSERAKKLDRAIAFFYGNFAHGVRRVVIDGVEPVDRAAESIQFELIEYIQNQILRKEHDWLARDLFRVHFRENAESIQAHGYDHQELGSLLLATSHEVMLDDLISRPIQSGDVLSNANTIILMGKTRDGNKMGRALCVAKHRGSFCEESIVPYRITEAGLVVGDAA, from the coding sequence ATGAGTCAGAGATTGCATACAGGTATTCCCGCTTTGGATGAGATGCTGGGAGGAGGCCTGTTGCCCGGAACGATGACGGTCGTGCTGGGAGCAACTGGAATCGGTAAAACGCAGCTCGGGATTCAGTTCGCCAAGCAAGGGCAAACCCAGGAAGGCGAACGCGGCATCGTGTTTGACTTGACCTCAAGAGGGGATTCGCAAAACCACTCCGAGTACGCCAAGCGTTTGGTCGAGTGGCAATTGTCCGAGGCTTCGGCAGACGAACCGGTTGCGTTGAGTGAAGTGTGGAACCGCGAAAAAATGCGTCGCGACAGCATGCATCTGTTTCGCGATTCCGGCCGCCGAGTGACTTCCACGGACATGGACGCCGACGATTGGCGTCGCTGGTCGTCCGAGCGGGCCAAAAAACTGGACCGCGCGATCGCGTTTTTCTATGGCAACTTTGCCCATGGGGTCCGGCGAGTGGTGATCGATGGGGTGGAGCCGGTCGATCGGGCAGCTGAATCGATTCAGTTCGAGTTGATCGAATACATTCAGAATCAGATCCTTCGCAAAGAGCACGATTGGCTGGCCCGAGATCTGTTTCGCGTTCATTTTCGAGAGAACGCGGAGTCGATCCAGGCTCATGGATACGACCATCAGGAGCTTGGCAGTCTGCTGCTAGCGACCTCGCACGAGGTGATGTTGGATGATTTGATCTCTCGGCCGATCCAGAGCGGGGATGTGTTGTCCAATGCCAACACGATCATCCTGATGGGCAAAACGCGCGACGGAAACAAGATGGGGCGGGCGCTCTGTGTCGCGAAACATCGTGGCAGTTTCTGCGAGGAATCGATCGTTCCGTACCGAATCACCGAAGCCGGTTTGGTGGTTGGCGACGCCGCCTGA
- a CDS encoding NAD(P)/FAD-dependent oxidoreductase: MSDSESFTDKSFTETLIIGGGLAGLTCGRVLAEAGREFRILEATDRVGGRVRSDVVDGFTLDHGFQVLLTAYPACRRFLDYDGLRLRPFEPGALIRQNGQFRVLGDPWRRPGQAIPSAMNPVGSLADKLRIAKLRRDSLRGSLSDLYERPASSTMDRLQAEGFSERIIDQFFRPFLGGVFLDESLSVSSRMLEFVFRMFARGEIAVPADGMAAIPRQLAESLPRGSVQFRTTVKSIESLSESERAAVGSELPGHARHRVVLSDGTAVMCRHLVIATPASAAARLLGMESIATPWFGTTNLYYSAEQSPDSHRLLMLRGDESGPIQSAVVLSDVAPSYAPPGKALVSISVDSDHEPADGLDDEALDARVRSQLKDWFGEEAMRWRLLRVFRVPYSLPKMSLDTVVKSPAWEDWRRANLGDGNVSLPEMSSGAAPSADDSGAGQGRAGVWIAGDHCQTPSIQGAMDSGRIAAEHLLLNP; the protein is encoded by the coding sequence ATGAGTGATTCGGAATCATTCACCGACAAATCATTCACGGAAACGTTGATCATCGGTGGAGGATTGGCTGGGCTGACGTGCGGTCGCGTGTTGGCAGAGGCGGGCCGCGAATTTCGGATTTTGGAAGCGACCGATCGGGTGGGTGGTCGCGTTCGCAGTGACGTGGTCGACGGGTTCACGCTGGACCATGGCTTTCAAGTTCTGCTCACGGCGTATCCCGCCTGCCGGCGTTTTCTGGATTATGACGGGCTGCGGTTGCGTCCCTTCGAACCTGGGGCCTTGATCCGCCAAAACGGTCAGTTTCGGGTTTTGGGAGATCCCTGGCGAAGACCGGGGCAAGCGATCCCGTCGGCGATGAATCCCGTTGGTTCCTTGGCGGACAAGCTGCGGATCGCGAAATTGCGTCGGGACAGCTTGCGTGGTTCCTTGTCGGATTTGTACGAGCGACCAGCGTCATCGACCATGGATCGCTTGCAAGCGGAGGGTTTCAGTGAACGAATCATTGACCAGTTCTTCCGTCCGTTTTTGGGCGGGGTGTTCTTGGATGAGTCGCTTTCGGTGTCCAGCCGGATGTTGGAGTTTGTGTTTCGGATGTTTGCCCGTGGCGAGATTGCCGTTCCCGCGGATGGAATGGCGGCGATTCCCCGGCAGTTGGCAGAATCGTTGCCGCGAGGATCGGTGCAATTTCGTACGACCGTGAAATCCATCGAGTCGCTTTCGGAATCGGAGCGGGCCGCGGTTGGGAGTGAGTTGCCAGGTCATGCCAGGCACCGAGTGGTGTTGTCCGATGGGACGGCGGTGATGTGCCGGCACCTGGTGATCGCGACGCCTGCGAGTGCGGCGGCGAGATTGTTGGGGATGGAGTCCATCGCGACGCCCTGGTTCGGAACGACCAATTTGTATTACTCGGCCGAACAATCACCGGATTCGCATCGGTTGCTGATGTTGCGAGGCGATGAGTCGGGGCCGATTCAGAGTGCCGTGGTGTTGAGCGATGTGGCGCCGTCGTACGCGCCGCCTGGCAAGGCGTTGGTTTCGATCAGCGTCGACAGCGATCATGAGCCAGCGGACGGTCTGGACGACGAGGCCCTGGATGCTCGAGTGAGATCGCAATTGAAGGATTGGTTCGGGGAAGAGGCGATGCGGTGGAGACTGCTGCGTGTTTTTCGAGTTCCCTATTCGCTACCGAAAATGTCACTGGACACGGTGGTGAAATCACCTGCGTGGGAAGATTGGCGGCGGGCGAACTTAGGAGACGGCAATGTGTCTCTACCCGAAATGTCATCGGGTGCAGCTCCTTCCGCAGACGACAGCGGGGCAGGGCAGGGTAGGGCAGGGGTGTGGATCGCGGGCGATCACTGTCAGACGCCCAGCATTCAGGGGGCCATGGACAGCGGACGAATCGCTGCCGAGCATCTGCTTTTGAATCCGTAA
- a CDS encoding MBL fold metallo-hydrolase RNA specificity domain-containing protein codes for MKLVHHGAHDGVTGSCHQLWVDDSKSLLVDCGLFQGEDARKRPNPEIEFSLRGIQALLLTHVHIDHAGRIPYLLAAGFSHPILCSVPTAKLLPLVMEDALKIGFTRSKRLIKQFLGKIRKLLVPLPYHQWHDCPGGVKVRLLPAGHVLGSTMFEIELADGRRAVFSGDVGAGTNPLLNPPVSPERADLLVLESTYGDRLHPPKADRQAELEAVIRRTLDDSGVTIVPAFSLGRTQALLYELNAIFERIQETEHRTLMKRVDVIVDSPLASRFTALYKEMKSHWGEEAQVTLETDDQPLVFENLTTVGSHTEHKETVRYLSQHKLPAVVIAGSGMCTGGRVVNYLKEFIGQEETDIVFAGYQAGGTPGNHISRGSDWVRLDGRRYDVRAKTHQLTGYSAHGDQQDLIALVDGMADAPKEIRLVHGDYAAKRALTQKLTAKGYHLI; via the coding sequence ATGAAATTGGTTCACCACGGTGCACACGACGGTGTCACTGGTTCTTGTCACCAACTTTGGGTCGATGATTCCAAGAGTTTGTTGGTTGACTGTGGCTTGTTCCAAGGCGAGGACGCTCGGAAGAGGCCCAACCCTGAGATCGAGTTTTCGCTCCGAGGGATCCAGGCACTGTTGCTGACTCACGTGCACATCGATCACGCGGGCCGGATTCCCTATTTGTTGGCGGCGGGATTCAGCCATCCCATCCTGTGCAGTGTTCCGACGGCGAAGTTGTTGCCGCTGGTGATGGAAGACGCCTTGAAGATTGGGTTCACGCGTTCCAAGCGGCTGATCAAGCAGTTTCTGGGGAAAATTCGAAAGCTGTTGGTGCCGCTCCCTTACCATCAGTGGCATGACTGTCCCGGCGGGGTGAAGGTCCGGTTGTTGCCGGCCGGTCACGTGCTGGGGTCGACCATGTTCGAGATCGAATTGGCGGACGGTCGGCGGGCTGTTTTCAGTGGTGATGTGGGAGCGGGAACCAACCCGCTTTTGAATCCGCCGGTCAGTCCAGAGCGAGCGGATTTGTTGGTGCTCGAAAGCACTTACGGGGATCGGTTGCATCCACCCAAGGCCGATCGGCAAGCGGAACTGGAGGCAGTCATTCGGCGAACACTGGATGATTCGGGCGTGACCATCGTGCCGGCCTTTTCGCTGGGGCGTACCCAGGCGTTGTTGTATGAGCTCAACGCCATCTTTGAACGCATTCAAGAGACGGAACATCGAACGCTGATGAAACGAGTCGATGTGATCGTCGATTCGCCACTCGCCTCGCGTTTCACCGCGCTGTACAAGGAAATGAAATCGCACTGGGGCGAAGAGGCTCAGGTGACACTGGAAACCGACGATCAACCGCTGGTGTTCGAAAACCTGACGACGGTCGGCAGCCACACCGAACACAAAGAAACAGTTCGGTACTTGTCCCAGCACAAACTGCCCGCGGTGGTGATTGCCGGAAGTGGCATGTGCACGGGAGGGCGGGTGGTCAATTACCTCAAAGAGTTCATTGGCCAAGAAGAGACCGACATCGTGTTTGCGGGCTATCAAGCGGGAGGCACGCCGGGAAATCACATCTCTCGCGGGAGCGACTGGGTGCGTTTGGATGGTCGCCGATACGATGTGCGAGCCAAAACGCATCAGTTGACCGGTTATTCAGCGCACGGCGATCAGCAAGATTTGATCGCGTTGGTCGACGGGATGGCCGATGCACCCAAGGAGATTCGATTGGTGCACGGCGACTACGCCGCCAAGCGAGCGTTGACTCAAAAACTGACCGCCAAGGGTTACCACCTGATATGA
- a CDS encoding DUF1611 domain-containing protein, giving the protein MLTQHRRIALLTDGASTPFLAKTAISLLRYRSPDMVAVIDQEHAGKTSAELFGAGDAPIVTQWSPELDCDAIYIGIAPPGGKLPHAWRPQLEAAIRAGVDVVSGLHDFLSEDSEWCHLAKQSGSQIIDVRKNHWKETATGKPFREECVRIHAVGHDCSIGKMVTTIEIDRGLQAAGKSSRFLATGQTGIMISGRGVPADCVVSDFVNGAVEYLVRDNDDADFLIVEGQGSISHPAYSAVTLGLLHGCAPQGLVFCYEAGRSEVKGFDGCAIPPLEQQMQAIEQLANLRGPSKFIGVSINTRNLSLEDAKREVERAEHRFGLPACDVYRDGADKLVQAALELQTACVPSALQETDA; this is encoded by the coding sequence TTGTTAACCCAGCATCGACGAATCGCTCTGCTCACCGATGGTGCCTCCACGCCGTTCCTGGCCAAGACCGCCATCAGCCTGTTGCGTTATCGCAGCCCTGACATGGTTGCGGTGATCGACCAAGAGCATGCGGGCAAAACCTCAGCGGAACTGTTCGGTGCAGGCGACGCCCCCATCGTCACTCAGTGGTCGCCCGAATTGGACTGCGATGCGATCTACATCGGCATCGCCCCTCCCGGAGGCAAACTCCCCCACGCCTGGCGTCCTCAACTGGAAGCCGCCATTCGTGCGGGCGTCGATGTGGTTTCAGGACTTCACGACTTCCTTTCCGAAGACAGCGAATGGTGTCACCTCGCGAAGCAGTCGGGGTCTCAAATCATCGATGTCCGCAAGAACCACTGGAAAGAAACTGCCACCGGGAAACCCTTCCGTGAAGAGTGCGTTCGCATCCATGCAGTCGGGCACGATTGCAGCATCGGCAAGATGGTCACGACAATCGAAATCGATCGAGGCCTTCAAGCCGCAGGCAAATCGTCCCGCTTCCTCGCAACTGGCCAAACCGGAATCATGATTTCCGGCCGCGGCGTTCCCGCGGACTGTGTCGTCTCCGACTTCGTCAACGGTGCCGTCGAATACCTGGTGCGTGACAACGACGACGCGGATTTCCTGATCGTGGAGGGACAAGGCAGCATTTCCCACCCGGCCTATTCCGCGGTCACCCTGGGCTTGCTGCATGGCTGTGCCCCACAGGGATTGGTGTTCTGCTACGAAGCCGGTCGCAGCGAAGTCAAAGGATTCGATGGTTGTGCCATCCCACCGCTCGAGCAACAGATGCAGGCAATCGAACAACTCGCGAATTTGCGTGGACCTTCCAAGTTCATCGGTGTTTCAATCAACACTCGAAACCTGTCGCTTGAAGATGCCAAACGCGAAGTGGAACGAGCCGAACATCGATTCGGTTTGCCGGCCTGCGACGTTTACCGCGACGGTGCTGACAAACTGGTTCAAGCCGCGTTGGAACTGCAAACCGCATGCGTTCCCAGCGCCCTGCAGGAGACCGACGCGTGA
- a CDS encoding dipeptide epimerase has protein sequence MRSQRPAGDRRVTLTMYPIRLPLRDPFTISRGTITHQDSLVVALEHGGITGYGEVTANDYYGHTLSAMSDALKSLSEDDLAMCCEHPPENHWQRLSEQLGGDMFSLSALDMASHDWHARSSGSTLWHYWGLTWNPDLQSSFTIGIDSMEEMRRKLDADSGWDLYKIKLGTEYDLEIIRQLRQCTTATFRVDANCAWSAQQTIDYSKELRHLGVQFIEQPLPRSADPADKQRVFEESSLPIIADEDCQTEADLKTCFEFFHGINVKLCKCGGLTPARKMLTEAKRHGKLTMVGCMVESPIGISGAAQLAPLLDFADLDGANLISDSPAHGVEVMRGHLKLPVQLGTGAELVPTALPHFLIQ, from the coding sequence ATGCGTTCCCAGCGCCCTGCAGGAGACCGACGCGTGACACTGACCATGTATCCAATTCGCTTGCCCCTGCGAGACCCGTTCACAATCTCGCGAGGAACCATCACGCACCAAGACAGCCTGGTCGTCGCGTTGGAACATGGCGGGATCACGGGCTACGGCGAAGTCACCGCCAACGACTACTACGGGCACACGCTTTCCGCGATGAGCGATGCTCTAAAAAGCCTGAGCGAGGACGATCTGGCGATGTGTTGTGAGCACCCGCCGGAGAACCATTGGCAGCGTCTATCAGAGCAACTCGGCGGTGACATGTTCTCGCTGTCAGCACTGGACATGGCCAGCCACGACTGGCACGCACGAAGTTCCGGATCGACGCTTTGGCATTACTGGGGACTGACATGGAACCCCGATCTGCAATCCAGCTTCACGATTGGCATCGATTCGATGGAAGAGATGCGGCGAAAGCTGGACGCCGACTCCGGCTGGGACCTCTACAAGATCAAACTGGGCACCGAATACGACCTGGAAATCATCCGCCAACTTCGTCAATGCACCACGGCGACTTTTCGCGTCGATGCGAATTGCGCCTGGTCGGCTCAACAGACAATCGACTACTCAAAAGAACTTCGGCACTTGGGCGTTCAATTCATCGAACAACCCCTGCCCCGCTCCGCCGATCCCGCTGACAAGCAACGCGTGTTCGAAGAATCATCGCTTCCAATCATCGCGGATGAAGACTGCCAAACCGAAGCCGACTTGAAAACTTGCTTCGAATTCTTCCACGGAATCAACGTCAAACTTTGCAAGTGCGGCGGGCTGACCCCGGCTCGCAAGATGCTGACCGAAGCCAAACGGCACGGCAAACTCACGATGGTGGGCTGCATGGTGGAATCGCCCATCGGCATCAGCGGAGCCGCCCAGCTCGCGCCGCTGCTCGATTTCGCCGATTTGGATGGGGCGAATCTGATCTCAGACAGCCCCGCCCATGGCGTTGAAGTCATGCGTGGGCACCTGAAGCTGCCAGTCCAATTGGGAACCGGTGCGGAATTGGTCCCCACCGCCCTGCCCCACTTCCTGATCCAGTGA
- a CDS encoding serine hydrolase codes for MNHEQLSGHIVPKRSPVPPTPFVGRNSRAASASWLAGIALVFMTSTSLHADESPAANATEHDYRQLIEQLNQSIRSEMGQKQIPSFSIALVADGKVVSSAGFGFQDTSKTVPASGQTVYRVGSISKLLTDVALMQLVEKGELDLDQPIQKVLPEFKIADAEHTSKITLRQLTQHRAGIVRESPVGNYFDPTEPSLEATVASLASTPSVYAPGSRTKYSNAGVSVIGQAVERAAGMPHPDYVREQVLKPLGMKHTSFEKDKALAKHTADGWMWGYDRPAFAAPEFLLGTGPAGNLYSSVEDLAQFSLFVMGQHPKKILEDASLTEMLQPGETPDGKPLPYGIGFRISDFHGHRRVGHGGAVYGFSTQLEILPAEQIAVIAASSLDGTNNWITRICDQALAGMLAVRSGKEIPPSVSTEPVPRSRARSLAGVYSSRPGDASRTVTVDWIGDRLLLWKGTFQREIRSRSDTGELVLDDRFGFGTTIRQDKSYLVIDDATYTRLSDAPPPEIRDEWRDLIGEHGWDHNTLYILERHGQLHALIEWFYYYPLTPVGKDRFAFPDHGLYHGEELVFQRDESGEITEVIAAQVAFQKREVGTKAGETFKIKRELPVEKLRELADAAKPPHEEGNFRPSDLTELTSLDPSIELDIRYATTNNFMDTVFYQQPRAFAQRPAAEAAVKVHQELAKQNLGLLIYDAYRPWRVTKMFWDATPSEMKNFVANPAQGSRHNRGCALDLTLFDRSTRDPIPMVSGYDEFSKRSFPLYPGGTQRQRYYRGLLRRAMESAGFQVYEYEWWHFDFDGWQKYRIGNLPFEEITN; via the coding sequence ATGAACCACGAACAGCTCTCCGGTCACATCGTTCCGAAACGATCCCCCGTCCCACCGACGCCCTTCGTTGGACGGAACAGCCGAGCAGCTTCAGCGAGCTGGCTGGCAGGAATTGCGTTGGTGTTCATGACTTCGACCTCCCTGCATGCCGACGAATCACCCGCGGCAAACGCCACGGAGCATGACTACCGCCAACTCATCGAGCAGCTGAACCAGTCGATTCGTTCCGAGATGGGACAGAAACAAATCCCAAGCTTCTCGATCGCCTTGGTGGCGGATGGGAAGGTTGTCTCCTCCGCAGGATTTGGATTCCAAGACACCAGCAAAACGGTCCCAGCATCCGGGCAAACGGTTTATCGAGTCGGCTCGATCTCCAAGCTGCTGACCGACGTCGCCTTGATGCAACTGGTCGAGAAAGGTGAACTTGATTTGGATCAACCCATCCAAAAGGTGTTGCCTGAATTCAAGATTGCCGATGCCGAACACACTTCGAAAATCACGCTTCGGCAACTGACGCAGCACCGCGCCGGCATCGTCCGTGAATCACCGGTGGGGAACTACTTCGACCCCACTGAACCAAGCCTCGAAGCAACTGTCGCCAGCCTTGCAAGCACGCCATCCGTTTATGCTCCGGGCAGTCGAACGAAGTACTCCAACGCGGGCGTGTCCGTCATCGGACAGGCGGTCGAGCGAGCCGCCGGGATGCCGCATCCCGACTACGTCCGAGAACAGGTGCTCAAACCACTTGGGATGAAACACACCAGCTTCGAAAAAGACAAAGCCCTGGCAAAGCACACCGCCGATGGTTGGATGTGGGGCTATGACCGCCCAGCGTTTGCCGCCCCTGAATTCCTGCTGGGCACCGGTCCCGCAGGGAACCTGTATTCCAGCGTCGAAGACCTGGCCCAGTTCAGCTTGTTCGTGATGGGGCAGCATCCCAAGAAAATTCTCGAGGACGCTTCGCTCACCGAAATGCTGCAACCCGGTGAGACCCCCGATGGGAAGCCATTGCCCTACGGAATCGGTTTTCGAATCAGCGACTTTCACGGCCATCGTCGTGTCGGTCATGGAGGGGCCGTGTATGGATTTTCAACTCAGCTCGAAATCTTGCCCGCTGAACAGATCGCTGTCATCGCTGCCAGCTCACTCGACGGAACGAACAACTGGATCACTCGCATTTGCGATCAAGCACTTGCGGGCATGCTCGCCGTCCGAAGCGGCAAAGAAATCCCACCCTCCGTCTCCACCGAGCCAGTGCCCCGCTCACGGGCTCGTAGCTTGGCCGGCGTCTACTCCTCCAGGCCCGGCGACGCCTCTCGAACGGTGACGGTGGACTGGATCGGCGACCGCCTGCTGCTGTGGAAGGGAACGTTCCAACGAGAAATCCGCAGCCGCTCGGACACGGGCGAACTGGTCCTGGACGATCGCTTTGGGTTCGGCACAACGATCCGACAAGACAAGTCATACCTGGTCATCGACGATGCGACCTACACGCGACTTTCCGATGCTCCCCCGCCAGAAATTCGCGACGAATGGCGAGACCTCATCGGGGAGCACGGCTGGGACCACAACACGCTTTACATCCTCGAACGCCACGGCCAACTCCACGCTTTGATCGAGTGGTTCTATTACTACCCGCTCACCCCGGTTGGTAAAGATCGCTTCGCATTCCCCGACCACGGCCTTTACCACGGCGAAGAGCTGGTTTTTCAACGTGACGAATCAGGCGAGATCACAGAAGTCATTGCCGCCCAGGTCGCCTTTCAAAAACGCGAGGTGGGAACCAAAGCTGGCGAGACCTTCAAAATCAAGCGGGAACTTCCGGTCGAAAAACTGCGTGAGCTCGCCGATGCCGCGAAACCTCCTCATGAAGAAGGCAACTTCCGCCCGTCGGATCTGACCGAACTGACTTCGCTTGACCCCAGCATCGAACTGGACATTCGGTACGCGACGACGAACAACTTCATGGACACGGTTTTCTACCAGCAACCGCGAGCGTTCGCTCAACGTCCCGCCGCCGAAGCCGCTGTGAAAGTGCACCAGGAACTCGCAAAGCAAAACTTGGGTCTGCTCATTTACGATGCCTACCGACCGTGGCGAGTCACCAAGATGTTCTGGGACGCAACTCCTAGCGAAATGAAGAACTTTGTCGCCAACCCGGCGCAGGGTTCACGGCACAATCGAGGCTGCGCGCTCGACCTAACCTTGTTCGACCGCTCCACTCGCGATCCCATCCCAATGGTTTCCGGGTACGACGAGTTCAGCAAACGTTCCTTCCCGCTGTATCCCGGTGGCACCCAGCGACAACGTTACTACCGCGGCCTGCTTCGACGAGCGATGGAGTCCGCCGGTTTTCAGGTGTATGAGTACGAATGGTGGCACTTCGATTTCGACGGCTGGCAGAAGTATCGAATCGGCAATCTTCCCTTCGAAGAAATTACCAACTGA